In Mixophyes fleayi isolate aMixFle1 chromosome 4, aMixFle1.hap1, whole genome shotgun sequence, the following proteins share a genomic window:
- the LOC142150780 gene encoding hyaluronidase-1-like — protein MMSKSCTHQCFLWFSVALIITNISGQRLKQAKTPLLQSKPFIAIWNAPTHQCKLRYKIDLDLSVFDIVANANETLSGQNVTIFYHTHLGHYPFCTDDGESVNGGVPQNQSLKEHLKKVTEDIITRLPDKDFPGLGVIDWENWRPQWDRNWGAKDIYRNKSMELVQNRHPQWPIAKVRQKAKEKFDHAAMSFMSNTVLLAREMRSNGLWGYYLFPDCYNYHYKTDPESYTGKCPDIELKRNDYLQWMWSDSTALYPSIYLDYVLKSSANAKKFVHYRLKEATRVASMSKRSYEVPIYPYARPFYSLTLYTLSEIDLIHTIGESAALGAAGIVLWGGSEYSSTPESCKIVKKYIDGPFGHYIVNVTSAAKLCSKVLCRKNGRCVRKNPHSQAYLHLNPKNFKIKSHVSGKGQYVTGHHGKEDVRYMKHKFVCQCFEGWTGMFCELPYPEDLKWKTDTSHNGSDSPLISFSFMFYGLFLISTLLTLYI, from the exons ATGATGTCCAAGTCCTGCACACATCAGTGTTTTCTGTGGTTTTCTGTTGCACTTATAATTACCAATATCAGTGGTCAACGGTTAAAACAAGCAAAAACACCTCTATTGCAGAGTAAGCCTTTCATTGCTATCTGGAATGCACCTACGCACCAATGCAAACTTAGATATAAGATTGACCTGGATCTCAGTGTCTTTGACATAGTTGCAAACGCCAACGAAACCTTAAGTGGTCAAAATGTCACAATATTTTATCACACTCACCTGGGGCATTACCCCTTTTGCACTGATGACGGAGAGTCTGTAAATGGTGGCGTGCCACAAAACCAAAGCCTCAAAGAACACCTTAAGAAAGTTACAGAAGATATTATCACACGTTTGCCAGATAAAGATTTCCCAGGCCTAGGAGTCATTGATTGGGAGAACTGGAGGCCCCAATGGGATAGAAACTGGGGAGCTAAAGACATCTATAGAAATAAATCAATGGAGCTGGTACAAAATCGCCATCCGCAGTGGCCTATTGCCAAGGTGAGGCAAAAGGCCAAAGAAAAGTTTGACCATGCAGCAATGAGTTTCATGAGTAACACTGTTCTTCTGGCTCGGGAAATGAGGTCAAATGGGCTTTGGGGTTACTACCTGTTTCCTGATTGTTACAACTATCATTATAAGACTGATCCAGAATCGTATACAGGCAAATGTCCAGATATTGAATTAAAGCGCAACGATTATCTACAGTGGATGTGGAGTGACAGCACTGCTCTTTACCCCTCCATATATTTAGACTACGTCCTTAAATCAAGTGCAAATGCGAAAAAATTTGTTCATTATCGTTTGAAAGAAGCAACACGAGTTGCCTCAATGTCAAAAAGATCATATGAAGTTCCAATTTATCCATATGCACGGCCATTTTACTCATTAACTCTCTATACTTTATCAGAG ATTGACTTAATTCATACAATTGGAGAAAGTGCTGCATTGGGGGCTGCAGGAATAGTGCTGTGGGGAGGCAGTGAATATTCAAGTACACCG GAAAGCTGCAAAATAGTGAAGAAATATATTGATGGACCATTTGGACATTATATTGTCAATGTGACTTCAGCCGCTAAACTTTGCAGCAAAGTTTTGTGCAGAAAAAATGGAAGGTGTGTAAGAAAGAATCCGCATTCACAAGCTTACTTACACTTAAATccaaaaaattttaaaataaagtcacACGTTTCTGGTAAAGGACAATATGTAACTGGACACCATGGAAAGGAAGATGTCCGATACATGAAGCACAAATTTGTGTGTCAGTGCTTTGAAGGATGGACTGGAATGTTTTGTGAACTCCCGTATCCTGAAGATCTAAAATGGAAGACAGACACCTCACACAATGGCTCAGACTCGCCACTGATTTCTTTTAGCTTCATGTTTTATGGACTTTTCCTAATCAGTACACTGTTAACACTTTATATATAA